In Lentisphaera araneosa HTCC2155, the genomic window CCGAAATGAACCTAAGTCTTTTAAGTATAATAATTTATAAGGAAAATAAGTTGTGAGTTTTTCTAGAAAACAGTATTAAAGTACCCTATAAAACTTTTGTTTAAATGTATAGTACTTCATCATAAACTACTATTTATCCAATAGGATACAGATAAAATAAAAGAATCCAAGGTGTCATATAGCATGCGTAATTTTACAAGTACACAAGCAGAATTAGGAGAAAACCCACTTCTCGGAGTCACGCCAATTGAACAAGTGAGACTCGACACATACTGCCGTGATGAAATAACCAAAACTCTTCGTGGTTTACAAGAAATTTATCGAAACAAAGTTTTACTCAAAGAAATCCAAGATGTTTTGTCTGAATTAGTTCCTAAAGGAACATCCTGGAATGATGGACGTAAAGGAATGGATCTCTGGGTTATTTTTGTTTTAGGCACTTTGCGTTTGAGCTGTAATTGGGATTATGACAAGCTCAAAAGTTGCTATGATTATCATCACAAAATTCGGGAGATCTGTGGAGTTGATCTTTTTTGTGATGTCGACATAGTTACAGGACGCCAAACAATACACGATAACGTTAGCCTTTTTACAAAAAAAATTGCCAATAAAATTAGTAAACTCGTAGTTGCTTTCAGCCATGAATTACTTTTCCCAGAAGAACGAGAATTACATAGTCGTTGCGATTCTTTTGTTTTTGAAACGAATGTTCATTTCCCCACTGATTTGAATCTATTAAAAGATTCTGTACGCAAAGTATTGAGCATCGGAGGCAAATTGGCTTCATCTTTGAAAATCACTGGCTGGCGTGAAGTAAAAAGCCAGCAAAAGAAATTCCATAGCCTTTATAATAAACTGAGCAAGATGCGTCACTCTAACTCGAAGAAAGAAGAGCGAAAGGAAAAACGTCGCTTAGAAATAGAGGAGATAATTAAGGATTACCTTAGTGTGGCTCGAGCTCATTTACTCAAAGCAAGAACTCTCCAGAATTCTTTAGATGAAGAGTGTCCCAAGCTTCAGTTAAACATGGATTACACGGACTTATTCATTAAGCAAATAAGTCGTAGAGTTCTTAATGGAGAGACTATTTCACCCGATGAAAAGGTGTATTCGATTTTTGAACCTCACACAGAATGGATATGCAAAGGAAAAGCTGGGATTCGTCAGGAACTTGGCGTGAAGGTATGTGTAGTTGAAGATCAGTTTGGCTTTATTCTCGACCATAGGATCATGAAGGGCGAGCAGGATAAAGACGTGGCGGTTGAAATGGTTCGTAAAAGTAAGGAGCTGTACCCTGGGCTGACATCGATGAGTTTTGATAAGGGTTTTTATTCAAAGGTAGATAAGGATGGTCAAAATAATCACTCCCGCATTGAAGCATTAGAGGTAAGAGCTCACCTCCCTGTAAAAGGTCGCCGAAATAAAGCTGCTCAAGAGCGTGAAAGTAAGGAGGCCTTTGTCGTCGCTCGCAAACAACACCCCGCAGTTGAATCAGCTATTAACGCTCTTGAAAGTCATGGTTTTGACCGATGCCCTGATAAGGGTACTCCTAATTTCGAACGTTATGCCGCTATGGCGATAAGTGCCAGTAATATCCATCATCTTGGTGCTATCATCATGGCCAGAGAAATCAAAGTCCTACGTAGAAAAAGAAAAAGCGCTTAAAGCTCTTCATAATAATAAAAACGCCATTCACGGCGTACTTTCTCCTGCCTTGACTTAGTGAATAAATAGAAAAAAAGCCTTTGTTCTGACGCCTAGGCCTTAAAAAAATGATAATACTATGACTGCACGACACGTATAACCATATTTTGAATTTTTATATTAACTTAAAATCATCAACAAACTCATAAACACTGGGTTTTCGGTCACGCACTAACTATTTCAAGCTAAACTGGCATACAATTAAAGCTGTTGAAAAAACATATTTAAGTAAGAAGTACAGTAAAATCTCTTTGAAACATATTAGTTCTATTGGCATCGATGAAATCCATATGGGAAAACGAATTGGCGACAAAGGCTATTTGACAATTGTGCGAGATCTAAAAAGCGGGGCGACTTTATTTGTAGGCAAAGGAAAAAAGGGGGAGTGCCTAGATGGTTTTATGAAAAAACTGAAATCCAGTAAAGCGAATATTGAGTTTGTCGCTGTGGATCTAGCTCCATCTTTTACAGCATGGATTAAGGCTAATTTGCCTCATGCTATAATTGTTTATGATCACTTTCATGTCATCAAACTTATGAATGATAGGCTAAATAAAGTTCGAAGAAGAATTTCCAGAGAACTGGAAGATGAAGACAAGGGTGAAATCAAAGGTCTGCGATGGAAGTTTAACAGAAACAATGAAGACCTTGAAGAAACCGCTCAAGCTGAAATAAAACAATGCTGCACCTTGTTTTCAGAACTGGGTATTACATACGCTTTAAAAGAAGCATTGAGAAGATTTATCGTATCAAAGATTTAGTTTCGTTGAAATGCATTGCATATTGGTTTGAAAAGCTGACTGTAGTAAGTCTGACTATTCTATGCAAAACATCGCAGCATGCAGCGGGATTTAGCTTTTGAAACAAAATACGTCAGCATATGAAGATTTATAATAGATCGCTGTACAAGCAGGCATATGGTTACCGAGATGAAGAATATCTCATACTCAAAATCTTTGATTTGCCTAATCTAAAAACTCGTCAGACTCTATGATCTTTTACAGATAAGTGCGAAGAGGCTTTTTTAGTACTAATAGATCTATGTTTATAGAAGTTTTGTCGACTCATTTTTAAATACTCACAGAGTTGCATAACAGTGAATGATTTGTTCACTACTCTGACTCTCCAGACAGCTTCGCATCGACTTTTTTTTTGAATGCGACTTTATCTGAAACACCGAACTTATCACACGCTATATCAAAGTAAGCTTTATTCATAACATCACTTATAGCTAGTTCAGTTACTGTTTTCTCTAACTCAGCAATATGCTTTTTAAGAGCTTTAATCTCATCAATATCATTTTCTGATTCCACTTCAATCACCTTTGGTAACAAGTCTGTTCTACCATACTTTTTGACCCAGGCTCTTACTGTACAAGAGCCTGATATCCCATACGCTTGGCTCGCTTCTCCACAGCTTATAAACTTACCTTTGGAGATTTCGTTTACCACTTTTTGTTTAAATGATTCACTATATCTTATTGTATCTTTCATGGGTTCTTCCTATTTTAGGTGACAACCTATATTAGGACAAGACACTGTGGATAATGCCCTTCCCCCTGAAACCTGTGTCCTGTAACCCAAGCCGAAGGCGCAATCCAAGGCAACTTGTTGCCGCCACCCAAGCGTCAGCGCAACCTGTCTATTCAATCCATGGTTAAACTATTTGTCTAAATGTGCAAACGATAACTTAGGACTCAGTCCGTAAACTCAGCACTTTAGTGCGTCAACTCAGCCAACTAGTTTGGCGTTCCCTAAACGAGCGCAGCGATCAAAAAACTAGCACGCTAGTTTTTACCAAATCCAACTTGAAAGCCCCATGAAAATAAGTATTGTCCTTTCGCTAATCACTTGCCGAAGTGGCGGAATTGGCAGACGCAGGGGATTCAAAATCCCCCGGCTTCGGTCGTGTGGGTTCAAGTCCCACCTTCGGTACTACACTAAGCCCTAACGACTTACGCAAGTTGTTAGGGCTTTTTCTTTGCCTCGTTTAAAACGTTGACCAGAATAGACTGACCAGAATTGCCAAACGTTGACCAGAATTAAGTATCTGAGGGCTTCTTTTTTGCCCTAATGACTTCTGACTTTTTAACTTCCTTAAGTTGAACCTTTACTTCATTTGATAACAATCTTGCGTAGTGAGCTCTAACGACTTCAGGGCTATTGCCCAATACAACCGCAACTTCTTCTACTGTATAACCTGAGCGCAGCATAAGTGAGCCCATAGTATTTCGCAAGTTTTTTACTTTCATTCCATGAGCTGCTAAAATATCACGATTCGCATTACGTCCTATTTCATCAGGCACCCATTTCTCATGATGAGTAATATTTATATCTCTTGTGATTTTATAATCACTTGGTAAGGCAAATAATATCTCGTCGCCCGCATGGTTGTCATCAATGAACTTCAGGATACGTGGTAACAGATATTGTTTATCTACATTGACGGAGCGTTTACGATTATCTCGTTTTGTCCCTCGATGTTGATTAGCTTCAATAAACAAAAAATACTCACCGTGGATTTCTTCAAAATCACTCCTAGTAATTCCTGACAACTCTTTGGGACCAATTCCCGTATAGGCCATAGTTGCTAAAATCCCTGCCCAATAAGAATCACAAGAGTTTAAGACACGTTCTACTTGTGGTACATCATACCAAATTATATCGAGTTGATCTTTGCTGTATTTCTCCAAATCTTTAACCGGATTCGGTATTCTATACTTCTTGGCTGCCCAAGAAAAAAATCGAGATAATAAAGCACGAACTTTTACTTTTCGGTTATTTAGTGATTTGCCTTTTTGAACTAGCTTTGCATCCACTTCAATGAAATCATCAATATCGTCCCAGTTGTAATCTCCCACATTTTTCGTAGGGTACATTACCTGTATTTTTCTAGCGTAGCGCAAATAACCTTTAGCACTATGGGCTGTAACTTTATCTCGGATATACTTATCAAAATCATTGATGGCTATATCCATAGATACAACTTTTGCCGATGCGATCTTGGCTAAGGTGGCTTTTTTCAAAGATTCATATTCAACTTCAATATGTTTTAACCTAGTAACTTCAGCTTCGAGATAAGCATTATGTTCTAGTAGTCCAGCGATGAATGCACAATCGCCTTCTTCCTTTGCTTGCTTCGCATAATCATGGATCTTATCAGGAACTGTATACGGTCGCTTCTCTCCGTAATACAGTTCATATACGACTGGATCTAATTCTTTATTACTTGAATCATTTATATGAAGTTTCGCTTTAGTTAAACGATCCAATTGGTTTCGACGATACTCAGCTTCACTCTGATCTTTAGTTTTTAATGATTTATTACATCTGATATTATCAACATTATAAAACTTACAAAACCACGTTTGGCGCGGTTTATAGAGCGAAGCTTTTTTAGGTCTTCCCACACTCATGACTAAACCTTTCTCTTACGTCCCTGACTTTTCTTTGTCGGGTAGATCAATTGACCTGGACTCCATGTCCCAAGCATCTTTGCTATAGACTGATCATCACTCTTTTCAGAAACTTGATCTATATCACATAGAGTGGTTATTTCGGTACATTGAGTAGAGTCACTAGTTATTCTAGCGTCATCGGCCTTACTCATTTCATGAGTGTCATCGGTGGTTTTTTTATTGTTTTTGTCGGTATCCATAAGTAATCTCCTACTGGATTCTCAAGCTCAAAAAAGCTGCATCTGTTATTGAATAGGTTCCCGAAACTTCAGTTCAAATCACCAACGATTTTTTTAACGAGGATTCATTTTTTGGTCCAATGATCTTCAAAATATATCGAGTAATTTTACTGAGGGGGACAGAATTACTGCAAGAGTTGAATGAGGAATGATCCGTAAGGTTCACTACCGATCATCGCTAACTTCGCAGTGCTCTTTGTTAGAGATTTTAAAAACGTAGGGAGTAAATGGTGTTTTGTGCTCAACGCATCAAGTGAAAACTCATTAGGCCTAAGTCCTTTGTTAGAAATTCCAAAAAAGCAGGGAGTAAAAAATTTCGGCTTACCAAATCATTATAATTAATTTCGATTTGGCCAATGAAGAACAATCTCTAATTACTATGGATTTGTTCCTTACGCAGAAGAGTTACCTCCGGGGAAATTCAGGGCATATCAGGATAGATAATCGCTACCTTAAAAGGCACATATTCGTCTATATATATTCACTGGTAATATCAATAACTATTGGAATGCCAGCATGAGTATAACTAAACGACTCAAGGTCGTATCTCAGCCCGGTCTTGGGCATTACTCCACACCGCGAATAAACTTCAGTGGAAAATATCTTTCTGAATCGGGATTCACAGTGGGAGATGAATACAGCTTAAAGGTCACAAAAAATAAAATCACCATAACAAAAATAAAAAAGGAACAGCACCATGGCTAAAGCAAACACAGAGAAAGTAAATGAAGAGCAAAATGAAATCTCAGTGAATGAAGACGTAGTTGTAACTCAGACTGAAGAAAAGAAGTACACCGAGACGCAAACTCATCAGCGATGTAAGAATGTATGCACGATTTTGCGCTACCTTGATAATGATGGTAAAAAGCTAATTTCTTCAGAATTCTTCTGGTCCCAATATGGTGATGAAGAAGGAAAAATGTTTGATGAGCTTTTAAATAATTTACTGGATGTAAAAGATAAAATCAGGGCTTACACCGTAAACTTAAAGTTATTAGAGATCGAGAAACTAACTGGTGTTAAAATCGATCCATCTACTCTTCAAGTTAAATAACCTCTCTCGATGATCTAACCACCAAGGGTGTCACTTATGTGATGCCCTTTTTTTGTCCAAATAAGTAAAAGGTATATCTAATGAAAAAGAATAATCCGAATGAATTTTTTATTGTTTGTATAAGCCGTACCGAAATTGAGTCATCATCAACTAGACGAAT contains:
- a CDS encoding ISNCY-like element ISLar7 family transposase; this translates as MRNFTSTQAELGENPLLGVTPIEQVRLDTYCRDEITKTLRGLQEIYRNKVLLKEIQDVLSELVPKGTSWNDGRKGMDLWVIFVLGTLRLSCNWDYDKLKSCYDYHHKIREICGVDLFCDVDIVTGRQTIHDNVSLFTKKIANKISKLVVAFSHELLFPEERELHSRCDSFVFETNVHFPTDLNLLKDSVRKVLSIGGKLASSLKITGWREVKSQQKKFHSLYNKLSKMRHSNSKKEERKEKRRLEIEEIIKDYLSVARAHLLKARTLQNSLDEECPKLQLNMDYTDLFIKQISRRVLNGETISPDEKVYSIFEPHTEWICKGKAGIRQELGVKVCVVEDQFGFILDHRIMKGEQDKDVAVEMVRKSKELYPGLTSMSFDKGFYSKVDKDGQNNHSRIEALEVRAHLPVKGRRNKAAQERESKEAFVVARKQHPAVESAINALESHGFDRCPDKGTPNFERYAAMAISASNIHHLGAIIMAREIKVLRRKRKSA
- a CDS encoding transposase, with translation MKHISSIGIDEIHMGKRIGDKGYLTIVRDLKSGATLFVGKGKKGECLDGFMKKLKSSKANIEFVAVDLAPSFTAWIKANLPHAIIVYDHFHVIKLMNDRLNKVRRRISRELEDEDKGEIKGLRWKFNRNNEDLEETAQAEIKQCCTLFSELGITYALKEALRRFIVSKI
- a CDS encoding transposase, with protein sequence MKDTIRYSESFKQKVVNEISKGKFISCGEASQAYGISGSCTVRAWVKKYGRTDLLPKVIEVESENDIDEIKALKKHIAELEKTVTELAISDVMNKAYFDIACDKFGVSDKVAFKKKVDAKLSGESE
- a CDS encoding site-specific integrase, translated to MSVGRPKKASLYKPRQTWFCKFYNVDNIRCNKSLKTKDQSEAEYRRNQLDRLTKAKLHINDSSNKELDPVVYELYYGEKRPYTVPDKIHDYAKQAKEEGDCAFIAGLLEHNAYLEAEVTRLKHIEVEYESLKKATLAKIASAKVVSMDIAINDFDKYIRDKVTAHSAKGYLRYARKIQVMYPTKNVGDYNWDDIDDFIEVDAKLVQKGKSLNNRKVKVRALLSRFFSWAAKKYRIPNPVKDLEKYSKDQLDIIWYDVPQVERVLNSCDSYWAGILATMAYTGIGPKELSGITRSDFEEIHGEYFLFIEANQHRGTKRDNRKRSVNVDKQYLLPRILKFIDDNHAGDEILFALPSDYKITRDINITHHEKWVPDEIGRNANRDILAAHGMKVKNLRNTMGSLMLRSGYTVEEVAVVLGNSPEVVRAHYARLLSNEVKVQLKEVKKSEVIRAKKKPSDT